One part of the Lytechinus pictus isolate F3 Inbred chromosome 3, Lp3.0, whole genome shotgun sequence genome encodes these proteins:
- the LOC129256565 gene encoding uncharacterized protein LOC129256565: protein MAQLFLFYLPLLSVLIPFYFSWCMTGTDALKHGGLRLTCTSPCQQSQGDVPRISTTVLPPCDITPSCNDRTTVLRDQAPGGPLLVNMAASAVIGPDGKVYLEMTHQWKASQDRIGLLTGFVISVFCSSTACASQFFCVTISFKRTLTIEDASSNFSVSCQNGNFSQPGENYNTIIRSIPMSKDDSNRESISTTLPSCQQEPAVSLCNINTPEDWIPVYSPEIKQISNGSVVVSFWPSSVQEYPGYNIYLQEIGVKERRVGHEFVTFFDSQRDGKPFVYFDNVPPGVYIAMISIDDNVCFDCTLFESDNNLTVFAMPTPAPSSPPTTPRDPEEVKSTPEKARSPIPMAALAGALGGVLGVILIIFLISRMRKRKSAPTSQFSGDEKELGGEDKSTMLHHRNNLPYDDFDSMTETGIISQWPPDDGHGSHLFGIVNPSMIPPIIHNEWKHTNGRLAQESEFYANTIGYQRGDSISKVAVDVHSAMDHQTVFKNSLDPQMEQPDSGVDSIYSEGNLEDGQTMFSLALTNLGEEV from the exons ATGGCACAACTGTTTCTATTTTATCTACCTCTATTATCGGTACTgatacctttttatttttcatggtgTATGACTGGAACAGACGCTCTTAAACACGGTGGTCTACGATTGACTTGCACGAGTCCTTGTCAGCAGAGTCAAGGG GATGTTCCTCGTATTTCAACTACAGTTTTACCACCTTGCGATATAACTCCAA GCTGCAATGATCGTACTACCGTACTGAGAGACCAGGCCCCCGGGGGTCCTCTCCTGGTTAACATGGCTGCTTCGGCAGTCATAGGACCAGATGGTAAAGTCTATCTCGAGATGACACACCAGTGGAAAGCATCTCAAG atcGCATCGGCCTTCTGACTGGCTTTGTTATTAGTGTATTTTGCAGCAGTACTGCTTGTGCATCGCAATTTTTCTGTGTCACCATTTCTTTTAAAAGGACATTGACCATCGAGGATGCTTCC TCTAACTTTTCAGTGAGCTGTCAAAACGGAAATTTTTCTCAGCCTGGTGAAAACTACAACACCATCATCCGGAGCATCCCAATGAGTAAAGATGATTCCAACAGAGAAAGTATCAGTACAACACTTCCAA GTTGTCAGCAAGAACCAGCGGTCTCTCTTTGCAATATTA acaCTCCGGAGGATTGGATACCGGTGTATAGTCCAGAGATCAAGCAGATAAGCAATGGTTCCGTAGTCGTCTCATTTTGGCCCAGTAGTGTGCAGGAATACCCGGGGTATAATATCTATCTTCAAGAAATAGGTGTAAAAGAACGCAGAGTGGGACACGAATTTGTCACATTTTTTGATTCA CAAAGGGATGGCAAACCTTTTGTGTATTTTGACAACGTACCTCCAGGAGTTTACATTGCTATG ATCTCTATTGACGACAACGTTTGTTTTGATTGTACGCTCTTCGAATCAGACAACAACCTCACTGTATTTG CTATGCCCACTCCCGCCCCCTCATCGCCGCCGACAACGCCCCGGGACCCCGAAGAGGTAAAAAGCACACCCGAGAAAGCCAGATCCCCTATCCCTATGGCAGCCCTGGCCGGTGCTCTGGGAGGAGTCCTTGGGGTGATTCTCATCATCTTTCTGATATCACGCATGCGCAAGAGGAAATCGGCGCCTACTTCCCAGTTTAGTGGTGACGAGAAAGAGCTTGGCGGAGAAGACAAATCAACGATGCTACACCATCGGAACAATTTGCCATACG ATGATTTCGACTCGATGACGGAAACAGGCATCATAAGCCAGTGGCCTCCGGATGACGGCCACGGCAGTCATCTCTTTGGCATCGTTAACCCATCAATGATCCCTCCCATCATCCACAACGAATGGAAACACACCAACGGAAGGCTCGCACAGGAGAGCGAGTTCTATGCCAACACCATCGGTTACCAGCGAGGGGACAGTATCAGCAAGGTGGCCGTTGATGTCCATTCTGCTATGGATCACCAAACAGTTTTCAAGAACAGTCTTGATCCTCAGATGGAACAGCCGGACTCCGGGGTGGATTCCATCTATTCGGAAGGAAACCTGGAAGATGGCCAAACTATGTTTTCGTTGGCTTTGACGAATCTTGGTGAAGAGGTATAG